In Pseudophryne corroboree isolate aPseCor3 chromosome 3, aPseCor3.hap2, whole genome shotgun sequence, a genomic segment contains:
- the YTHDF1 gene encoding YTH domain-containing family protein 1 isoform X3: MMSATSVDPQRPKGQDSKVQNGSLHQKDSVHDNDFEQYLSGQSNQSNSYPSMTDPYLSSYYPPSIGFPYSLSEAPWSTGGDPPIPYLTPYGQLSNGDHHFMHDAVFGQPGGLGNNIYQHRFNFFPENPAFSAWGTSGSQGQQTQNSAYGGSYSYPPSSLGGTIVDGQTGFHNETLNKAPGMNSIEQGMVGLKIGNNVTASAVKTVGSVVNSVGMPSALSGNGGTSISMPPSKPTSWAAIASKPAKPQPKTKTKPVTIIGGALPPPPIKHNMDIGTWDNKGPVTKPPMPQQIPSPQSIPQPQPQQMLQPIPAQPPPMSQVPYQNPPPPPQQQAPQNRWVAPRNRNAAYGQGGGSEGNPLGGAQPHAVPGSDSHPVLEKLKASHSYNPKDFDWNLKNGRVFIIKSYSEDDIHRSIKYSIWCSTEHGNKRLDSAFRSMNGKGPVYLLFSVNGSGHFCGVAEMRSPVDYGTSAGVWSQDKWKGKFDVKWLFVKDVPNNQLRHIRLENNDNKPVTNSRDTQEVPLEKAKLVLKIIATYKHTTSIFDDFSHYEKRQEEEEVVRKVIYQPC; this comes from the exons ATGATGTCTGCCACAAGCGTGGACCCGCAG AGACCAAAAGGACAAGACAGTAAAG TTCAAAATGGATCCTTGCACCAGAAGGACAGCGTGCATGATAATGACTTCGAGCAGTATCTGTCTGGGCAGTCCAATCAG AGCAACAGTTACCCATCCATGACAGACCCATACCTTTCCAGCTATTATCCGCCATCTATTGGTTTCCCATACTCCCTGAGCGAGGCGCCATGGTCAACTGGTGGAGATCCTCCTATCCCGTATCTTACTCCTTATGGACAGCTCAGCAACGGAGATCACCACTTCATGCACGATGCAGTGTTTGGCCAACCAGGAGGACTTGGGAATAATATCTACCAACATCGCTTCAATTTCTTCCCAGAAAACCCAGCATTCTCTGCCTGGGGCACCAGTGGCTCTCAGGGTCAGCAGACTCAGAATTCTGCCTATGGGGGCAGTTACAGCTACCCTCCAAGCTCTCTGGGAGGAACAATTGTGGATGGACAGACTGGGTTTCATAATGAGACTCTAAATAAAGCACCAGGCATGAACAGCATTGAGCAGGGCATGGTGGGGCTAAAGATAGGCAACAATGTTACTGCCTCTGCGGTAAAGACGGTGGGCTCTGTGGTCAACAGTGTAGGGATGCCAAGTGCTTTGTCTGGCAATGGTGGCACAAGTATAAGCATGCCACCCTCAAAACCAACCTCTTGGGCAGCCATAGCCAGCAAACCCGCCAAACCACAGCCCAAGACAAAAACTAAGCCCGTGACCATTATCGGTGGTGCGCTCCCTCCACCTCCCATTAAACATAACATGGATATTGGTACCTGGGACAATAAAGGCCCTGTTACAAAACCCCCAATGCCTCAGCAGATTCCATCTCCTCAGTCTATCCCTCAACCGCAACCCCAACAGATGCTGCAGCCCATCCCAGCTCAACCTCCGCCGATGTCCCAAGTTCCCTATcaaaacccaccaccaccaccacagcagcAGGCACCACAGAACCGCTGGGTGGCCCCTCGTAACAGGAACGCTGCTTATGGGCAAGGTGGGGGATCAGAAGGCAATCCCTTGGGTGGGGCGCAGCCTCATGCTGTTCCTGGTAGTGACTCCCATCCAGTGTTGGAGAAGCTTAAAGCCTCTCACAGCTACAACCCCAAGGACTTTGACTGGAATCTGAAAAATGGTAGAGTGTTTATCATCAAGAGTTACTCAGAGGACGATATTCACCGTTCCATCAAGTACTCTATCTGGTGTAGCACAGAGCATGGAAATAAGCGTCTGGACAGCGCGTTCCGCTCCATGAATGGCAAAGGCCCGGTCTACTTGCTCTTCAGCGTTAATGGCAGTGGACACTTTTGTGGCGTGGCTGAGATGCGGTCACCCGTTGATTATGGCACCAGTGCTGGCGTCTGGTCACAGGACAAGTGGAAGGGCAAGTTTGATGTCAAGTGGCTCTTTGTCAAGGACGTCCCCAACAATCAGCTGAGGCATATCCGCCTGGAGAACAACGACAACAAACCGGTCACAAACTCGCGGGACACGCAGGAGGTTCCTTTAGAAAAAGCAAAATTAGTGCTTAAAATCATTGCCACTTACAAGCACACGACCTCCATCTTTGATGACTTTTCTCATTATGAGAAGCGCCAGGAGGAGGAAGAGGTCGTGCGCAAGGTAATATACCAGCCTTGTTAA
- the YTHDF1 gene encoding YTH domain-containing family protein 1 isoform X1, whose product MMSATSVDPQRPKGQDSKVFPLGRSNNDLISVQNGSLHQKDSVHDNDFEQYLSGQSNQSNSYPSMTDPYLSSYYPPSIGFPYSLSEAPWSTGGDPPIPYLTPYGQLSNGDHHFMHDAVFGQPGGLGNNIYQHRFNFFPENPAFSAWGTSGSQGQQTQNSAYGGSYSYPPSSLGGTIVDGQTGFHNETLNKAPGMNSIEQGMVGLKIGNNVTASAVKTVGSVVNSVGMPSALSGNGGTSISMPPSKPTSWAAIASKPAKPQPKTKTKPVTIIGGALPPPPIKHNMDIGTWDNKGPVTKPPMPQQIPSPQSIPQPQPQQMLQPIPAQPPPMSQVPYQNPPPPPQQQAPQNRWVAPRNRNAAYGQGGGSEGNPLGGAQPHAVPGSDSHPVLEKLKASHSYNPKDFDWNLKNGRVFIIKSYSEDDIHRSIKYSIWCSTEHGNKRLDSAFRSMNGKGPVYLLFSVNGSGHFCGVAEMRSPVDYGTSAGVWSQDKWKGKFDVKWLFVKDVPNNQLRHIRLENNDNKPVTNSRDTQEVPLEKAKLVLKIIATYKHTTSIFDDFSHYEKRQEEEEVVRKNGSGIRERNC is encoded by the exons ATGATGTCTGCCACAAGCGTGGACCCGCAG AGACCAAAAGGACAAGACAGTAAAG TTTTTCCACTAGGGCGCTCAAACAATGATCTTATTTCAGTTCAAAATGGATCCTTGCACCAGAAGGACAGCGTGCATGATAATGACTTCGAGCAGTATCTGTCTGGGCAGTCCAATCAG AGCAACAGTTACCCATCCATGACAGACCCATACCTTTCCAGCTATTATCCGCCATCTATTGGTTTCCCATACTCCCTGAGCGAGGCGCCATGGTCAACTGGTGGAGATCCTCCTATCCCGTATCTTACTCCTTATGGACAGCTCAGCAACGGAGATCACCACTTCATGCACGATGCAGTGTTTGGCCAACCAGGAGGACTTGGGAATAATATCTACCAACATCGCTTCAATTTCTTCCCAGAAAACCCAGCATTCTCTGCCTGGGGCACCAGTGGCTCTCAGGGTCAGCAGACTCAGAATTCTGCCTATGGGGGCAGTTACAGCTACCCTCCAAGCTCTCTGGGAGGAACAATTGTGGATGGACAGACTGGGTTTCATAATGAGACTCTAAATAAAGCACCAGGCATGAACAGCATTGAGCAGGGCATGGTGGGGCTAAAGATAGGCAACAATGTTACTGCCTCTGCGGTAAAGACGGTGGGCTCTGTGGTCAACAGTGTAGGGATGCCAAGTGCTTTGTCTGGCAATGGTGGCACAAGTATAAGCATGCCACCCTCAAAACCAACCTCTTGGGCAGCCATAGCCAGCAAACCCGCCAAACCACAGCCCAAGACAAAAACTAAGCCCGTGACCATTATCGGTGGTGCGCTCCCTCCACCTCCCATTAAACATAACATGGATATTGGTACCTGGGACAATAAAGGCCCTGTTACAAAACCCCCAATGCCTCAGCAGATTCCATCTCCTCAGTCTATCCCTCAACCGCAACCCCAACAGATGCTGCAGCCCATCCCAGCTCAACCTCCGCCGATGTCCCAAGTTCCCTATcaaaacccaccaccaccaccacagcagcAGGCACCACAGAACCGCTGGGTGGCCCCTCGTAACAGGAACGCTGCTTATGGGCAAGGTGGGGGATCAGAAGGCAATCCCTTGGGTGGGGCGCAGCCTCATGCTGTTCCTGGTAGTGACTCCCATCCAGTGTTGGAGAAGCTTAAAGCCTCTCACAGCTACAACCCCAAGGACTTTGACTGGAATCTGAAAAATGGTAGAGTGTTTATCATCAAGAGTTACTCAGAGGACGATATTCACCGTTCCATCAAGTACTCTATCTGGTGTAGCACAGAGCATGGAAATAAGCGTCTGGACAGCGCGTTCCGCTCCATGAATGGCAAAGGCCCGGTCTACTTGCTCTTCAGCGTTAATGGCAGTGGACACTTTTGTGGCGTGGCTGAGATGCGGTCACCCGTTGATTATGGCACCAGTGCTGGCGTCTGGTCACAGGACAAGTGGAAGGGCAAGTTTGATGTCAAGTGGCTCTTTGTCAAGGACGTCCCCAACAATCAGCTGAGGCATATCCGCCTGGAGAACAACGACAACAAACCGGTCACAAACTCGCGGGACACGCAGGAGGTTCCTTTAGAAAAAGCAAAATTAGTGCTTAAAATCATTGCCACTTACAAGCACACGACCTCCATCTTTGATGACTTTTCTCATTATGAGAAGCGCCAGGAGGAGGAAGAGGTCGTGCGCAAG AATGGCAGTGGCATCAGAGAGAGGAACTGCTAG
- the YTHDF1 gene encoding YTH domain-containing family protein 1 isoform X2 codes for MMSATSVDPQRPKGQDSKVQNGSLHQKDSVHDNDFEQYLSGQSNQSNSYPSMTDPYLSSYYPPSIGFPYSLSEAPWSTGGDPPIPYLTPYGQLSNGDHHFMHDAVFGQPGGLGNNIYQHRFNFFPENPAFSAWGTSGSQGQQTQNSAYGGSYSYPPSSLGGTIVDGQTGFHNETLNKAPGMNSIEQGMVGLKIGNNVTASAVKTVGSVVNSVGMPSALSGNGGTSISMPPSKPTSWAAIASKPAKPQPKTKTKPVTIIGGALPPPPIKHNMDIGTWDNKGPVTKPPMPQQIPSPQSIPQPQPQQMLQPIPAQPPPMSQVPYQNPPPPPQQQAPQNRWVAPRNRNAAYGQGGGSEGNPLGGAQPHAVPGSDSHPVLEKLKASHSYNPKDFDWNLKNGRVFIIKSYSEDDIHRSIKYSIWCSTEHGNKRLDSAFRSMNGKGPVYLLFSVNGSGHFCGVAEMRSPVDYGTSAGVWSQDKWKGKFDVKWLFVKDVPNNQLRHIRLENNDNKPVTNSRDTQEVPLEKAKLVLKIIATYKHTTSIFDDFSHYEKRQEEEEVVRKNGSGIRERNC; via the exons ATGATGTCTGCCACAAGCGTGGACCCGCAG AGACCAAAAGGACAAGACAGTAAAG TTCAAAATGGATCCTTGCACCAGAAGGACAGCGTGCATGATAATGACTTCGAGCAGTATCTGTCTGGGCAGTCCAATCAG AGCAACAGTTACCCATCCATGACAGACCCATACCTTTCCAGCTATTATCCGCCATCTATTGGTTTCCCATACTCCCTGAGCGAGGCGCCATGGTCAACTGGTGGAGATCCTCCTATCCCGTATCTTACTCCTTATGGACAGCTCAGCAACGGAGATCACCACTTCATGCACGATGCAGTGTTTGGCCAACCAGGAGGACTTGGGAATAATATCTACCAACATCGCTTCAATTTCTTCCCAGAAAACCCAGCATTCTCTGCCTGGGGCACCAGTGGCTCTCAGGGTCAGCAGACTCAGAATTCTGCCTATGGGGGCAGTTACAGCTACCCTCCAAGCTCTCTGGGAGGAACAATTGTGGATGGACAGACTGGGTTTCATAATGAGACTCTAAATAAAGCACCAGGCATGAACAGCATTGAGCAGGGCATGGTGGGGCTAAAGATAGGCAACAATGTTACTGCCTCTGCGGTAAAGACGGTGGGCTCTGTGGTCAACAGTGTAGGGATGCCAAGTGCTTTGTCTGGCAATGGTGGCACAAGTATAAGCATGCCACCCTCAAAACCAACCTCTTGGGCAGCCATAGCCAGCAAACCCGCCAAACCACAGCCCAAGACAAAAACTAAGCCCGTGACCATTATCGGTGGTGCGCTCCCTCCACCTCCCATTAAACATAACATGGATATTGGTACCTGGGACAATAAAGGCCCTGTTACAAAACCCCCAATGCCTCAGCAGATTCCATCTCCTCAGTCTATCCCTCAACCGCAACCCCAACAGATGCTGCAGCCCATCCCAGCTCAACCTCCGCCGATGTCCCAAGTTCCCTATcaaaacccaccaccaccaccacagcagcAGGCACCACAGAACCGCTGGGTGGCCCCTCGTAACAGGAACGCTGCTTATGGGCAAGGTGGGGGATCAGAAGGCAATCCCTTGGGTGGGGCGCAGCCTCATGCTGTTCCTGGTAGTGACTCCCATCCAGTGTTGGAGAAGCTTAAAGCCTCTCACAGCTACAACCCCAAGGACTTTGACTGGAATCTGAAAAATGGTAGAGTGTTTATCATCAAGAGTTACTCAGAGGACGATATTCACCGTTCCATCAAGTACTCTATCTGGTGTAGCACAGAGCATGGAAATAAGCGTCTGGACAGCGCGTTCCGCTCCATGAATGGCAAAGGCCCGGTCTACTTGCTCTTCAGCGTTAATGGCAGTGGACACTTTTGTGGCGTGGCTGAGATGCGGTCACCCGTTGATTATGGCACCAGTGCTGGCGTCTGGTCACAGGACAAGTGGAAGGGCAAGTTTGATGTCAAGTGGCTCTTTGTCAAGGACGTCCCCAACAATCAGCTGAGGCATATCCGCCTGGAGAACAACGACAACAAACCGGTCACAAACTCGCGGGACACGCAGGAGGTTCCTTTAGAAAAAGCAAAATTAGTGCTTAAAATCATTGCCACTTACAAGCACACGACCTCCATCTTTGATGACTTTTCTCATTATGAGAAGCGCCAGGAGGAGGAAGAGGTCGTGCGCAAG AATGGCAGTGGCATCAGAGAGAGGAACTGCTAG